One window of Botrimarina mediterranea genomic DNA carries:
- a CDS encoding EAL domain-containing protein, with protein sequence MSVATPEATTGAWMLSGQVSDDEPMRSYAIDASPFTVGRRPDQKLCLTSPTVSGAHAEILFVEKGLVVRDLGSTNGTFVNGERVHGECPIGHGDLVQFAQVVFRTGRNAATNHCQTIKDDSADRALSLIQFDKLMTERAVVPHFQPIVSMKSQQAFGYEILGRSRLFGLSDPQTMFGAAAVLNLESELSRIFREEGLHLGSVLPEQHLLFANTHPNEIEEPELLEFSLRELRESAPTRPLVLEIHEKTATQTQPMRELRAKLNDLNIGLAYDDFGAGQARLIELVEVPPDYLKFDMALVQNIHAASTERQKMVERLVQMTAELGIIPLAEGIETREDHEVCAQMGFLCGQGFYYGRPAAAQTLIG encoded by the coding sequence ATGAGCGTTGCCACCCCCGAAGCCACGACCGGCGCCTGGATGCTTAGCGGCCAGGTCAGCGACGACGAGCCGATGCGTAGCTACGCCATCGACGCGTCGCCGTTCACCGTCGGGCGCCGCCCCGACCAGAAGCTCTGCCTCACCTCGCCAACGGTCTCCGGGGCTCATGCCGAGATCCTCTTCGTCGAAAAAGGGCTGGTGGTCCGTGACCTCGGCAGCACCAACGGCACCTTCGTCAACGGCGAACGGGTCCACGGCGAATGCCCGATCGGGCACGGCGACCTCGTGCAGTTCGCCCAGGTGGTGTTCCGCACAGGGCGCAACGCCGCGACGAACCACTGCCAGACGATCAAGGACGACTCCGCTGACCGTGCGTTATCGCTGATCCAATTCGACAAGCTGATGACCGAGCGGGCGGTCGTGCCGCACTTTCAGCCGATCGTGTCGATGAAGTCTCAGCAGGCGTTTGGCTACGAGATCCTCGGCCGCAGCCGGCTGTTCGGCCTGAGCGATCCGCAGACGATGTTCGGCGCCGCGGCGGTGCTCAATCTTGAGTCGGAGCTGAGCCGCATCTTCCGCGAAGAGGGCCTGCACCTCGGTTCGGTCTTGCCGGAACAGCACCTGCTGTTCGCCAACACGCATCCCAACGAGATCGAAGAGCCCGAGCTGTTGGAGTTCTCGCTGCGTGAGTTGCGTGAGTCGGCGCCGACGCGGCCGCTGGTGCTAGAGATCCACGAGAAGACCGCGACCCAAACGCAGCCGATGCGCGAGCTGCGGGCCAAGCTCAACGACCTGAACATCGGCCTGGCGTACGATGACTTCGGCGCCGGCCAGGCGCGGTTGATCGAGCTCGTGGAGGTCCCGCCCGACTACTTGAAGTTCGACATGGCGCTGGTGCAGAACATCCACGCCGCCTCGACTGAGCGGCAGAAGATGGTCGAGCGCCTGGTGCAGATGACGGCAGAGCTGGGCATCATCCCGCTCGCCGAAGGGATTGAGACACGCGAAGACCACGAGGTCTGCGCGCAGATGGGCTTCTTGTGCGGGCAGGGCTTTTACTACGGAAGGCCGGCGGCGGCGCAAACGCTCATCGGCTAA
- a CDS encoding STAS domain-containing protein, translating into MAITTAIRDGILFIQIDDVRLLDETKIGKLEQELDEAIDASTESRVIVDFSKVQFMSSSMLGKLVKTQKKVTSYKAKMKLANVSPDIKEVFKITRLDKLFSIEPDVETARKAFLKKGLFG; encoded by the coding sequence ATGGCGATCACCACCGCGATCCGCGACGGCATCCTCTTCATCCAGATCGATGACGTCCGTCTGCTCGACGAGACGAAGATCGGCAAGCTCGAGCAGGAACTCGACGAAGCGATCGACGCCTCCACCGAAAGCCGCGTCATCGTAGACTTTTCCAAAGTCCAGTTCATGTCGTCCTCCATGCTCGGCAAGCTGGTGAAGACCCAGAAGAAGGTCACCAGCTACAAGGCGAAAATGAAACTCGCCAACGTCTCGCCCGATATCAAAGAAGTTTTCAAGATCACAAGGCTCGACAAGCTCTTCAGCATCGAACCCGATGTGGAGACGGCGCGGAAGGCGTTTTTGAAGAAAGGACTGTTTGGGTGA
- a CDS encoding PSP1 C-terminal domain-containing protein: MNHLIRVGAMGHVGRFRSADGLRYARGQRVVVRTARGLEVGEVLADDPQGPGDADGPLLRRMTDSDEMVAERLQRNRDAAYGACLRVLAERGSDAVLLDVEHLFDGRGLYFYFLGEVDPATEAISAELAAAYDAEARFGQFADTLEQGCGPGCGTAEAKNGCGTAGGCATCSVAAACSR; this comes from the coding sequence ATGAACCACCTCATCCGCGTCGGCGCCATGGGCCACGTCGGCCGCTTCCGCTCGGCGGACGGCCTGCGATACGCCCGAGGCCAGCGCGTGGTTGTCCGCACGGCCCGCGGCTTGGAGGTGGGCGAGGTCCTCGCCGACGACCCTCAAGGACCTGGCGACGCCGACGGCCCTCTCTTGCGGCGGATGACCGATTCGGACGAGATGGTCGCCGAACGGCTCCAGCGGAACCGCGACGCCGCCTACGGGGCCTGTCTCCGAGTGCTCGCTGAGCGCGGTTCCGACGCCGTGCTGCTCGACGTGGAGCATCTCTTCGACGGCCGCGGGCTCTACTTCTACTTCTTGGGAGAAGTCGACCCAGCGACCGAGGCTATCTCCGCCGAGCTCGCCGCCGCCTACGACGCGGAGGCCCGCTTCGGGCAGTTCGCCGACACGCTGGAGCAAGGCTGCGGCCCCGGATGCGGCACCGCCGAGGCGAAGAACGGCTGCGGAACGGCCGGCGGCTGCGCCACCTGCTCGGTCGCGGCGGCGTGCTCTCGTTAG
- the bioB gene encoding biotin synthase BioB codes for MTAMPTQAPPCPAPTTERTDWSALADRVLAGDHLTVEEARAVLACPDDELLALIDAAYRVRREHFGKRVQLYFLMNAKSGLCPEDCSYCSQSKVSDAEIPKYNLLSRDKLLSGAKMAAERGACTYCIVISARGPNEREIRAVEEIVPQIKAEHNLKVCACLGLLTDEQAKRLAAAGVDRVNHNLNTSAEHYATICSTHTHADRVRTLESVRDAGMEMCSGGIVGMGEKPTDVVAMAIQLRELGVHSIPVNFLIPIEGAVIGEPIDLDPRYCLKVLAMFRLVNPDRELRIAGGRELHLRSLQALGLYMANSVFVGDYLTTAGQTPQADYDMIEDLGFEPVLREEVGAC; via the coding sequence ATGACCGCGATGCCGACGCAAGCTCCCCCCTGCCCCGCCCCGACCACCGAGCGGACCGACTGGTCGGCCCTAGCCGACCGCGTCCTGGCCGGTGACCACCTCACAGTGGAAGAGGCACGGGCGGTGCTGGCCTGCCCGGACGACGAACTACTGGCCCTGATCGACGCCGCCTACCGGGTCCGCCGTGAGCACTTCGGCAAGCGGGTCCAGCTCTACTTCTTGATGAACGCCAAGAGCGGGCTTTGCCCCGAGGACTGCTCGTACTGTTCACAGTCCAAGGTCTCTGACGCCGAGATCCCCAAATACAACCTGCTGAGCCGCGACAAGCTGCTGTCCGGCGCGAAAATGGCGGCCGAGCGTGGCGCCTGCACGTACTGCATCGTGATTTCTGCCCGCGGGCCCAACGAGCGGGAGATCCGCGCCGTTGAGGAGATCGTTCCGCAGATCAAGGCCGAGCACAACCTGAAGGTGTGCGCATGCCTGGGCCTGTTGACCGACGAACAGGCCAAGCGGCTCGCCGCGGCGGGCGTGGACCGTGTCAACCACAACCTCAACACCAGCGCCGAACATTACGCGACGATCTGCTCGACCCACACACACGCCGACCGGGTGCGGACGCTCGAGTCGGTGCGCGACGCCGGCATGGAGATGTGCTCGGGAGGGATCGTCGGCATGGGTGAAAAGCCGACCGATGTGGTCGCCATGGCGATCCAGCTGCGCGAGCTGGGCGTCCACTCGATCCCCGTGAACTTCCTGATCCCGATCGAGGGCGCGGTCATCGGCGAGCCAATTGATTTGGACCCGCGCTACTGCCTGAAGGTCCTGGCGATGTTCCGCCTCGTGAACCCGGACCGCGAACTCCGCATCGCCGGCGGCCGCGAGCTGCACCTGCGGAGCTTGCAGGCGCTTGGCCTCTACATGGCAAACTCCGTCTTTGTCGGCGACTACCTGACGACCGCAGGCCAGACGCCCCAAGCAGACTACGACATGATCGAAGACCTGGGGTTCGAGCCGGTGCTGCGCGAAGAGGTTGGCGCCTGCTAG
- a CDS encoding CARDB domain-containing protein yields the protein MSIRARLLAAPRATKQGCLGMKRLIGSLLTVLSLAYAPTATAQGQSAAASQGDLYPVMATDQKVSMPRINPRELLPRNWFGAGSPRPATPKPAAVNAAAGGPTGSAQSRLLHDVRRNDVAMATDGRVPTARAGSALSPGAPRSGAEAATRASTNARLARSIAAEAASAVSNTSPTPRPVRTHTPDDIAPLVAGTNEIGPAPSEATPPPAPIPAPAEEITPIPADDSAANDAPVDDAPAEEESDQFAETDSGRVSVASKPSATTKLPMFIGDRYSTSDKGSSLGATAAVDKSTIEESPAESPKAGKNAEEEDFLMTQKMPVLVSKVGGPRTIVVGREATYRVLLANRGDIAAEEVVTNVNVPEGAEVVGVDSVDGVIEQQGTSGVVVWRTKRLDVGAVAKLDLRLIARTGTPIELGVTHTHKPIDGTTLVQVQEPKLALAIVGPEEVLYGKPQTFRLTISNPGTGVAENVALHLTPPGGDADRRTSHEFGNIGAGEERTVEIELTAREAGQLAVNASASALNGVAAELTKQVFCRKAELVVDWRGPADRYAGAPTAYYFRVSNPGTAAAPDVVLDVALPEGFEVLPTEGTPAAKNNTLAYRVGSLEPGAERVVELRGVLRQAGANTIGLRAAATDETRSEAVDAVTEVVALADLKLDVIDPKGPVATNQEVVYEIRITNRGSNDAHDVRVVGLFSEGVDPHHVDGETTDIRDGRVAFQTIERLAAGEKRVFKIYARAHEEGTHLFRAEVLCRDLEIKLAAEETTRFFTDDAVNVAAEAYPTSVGAPVFPR from the coding sequence GTGTCGATCCGTGCGCGGTTGCTAGCAGCGCCGCGCGCCACCAAGCAGGGATGTCTTGGCATGAAGCGGCTGATTGGAAGTCTGTTGACCGTTCTGTCCCTCGCCTACGCGCCCACCGCGACGGCCCAGGGTCAATCCGCCGCGGCGTCGCAAGGCGACCTCTACCCGGTGATGGCGACCGATCAGAAAGTCTCCATGCCGCGGATCAATCCGCGCGAGTTGTTGCCACGCAACTGGTTCGGAGCTGGTTCGCCGCGCCCTGCCACGCCGAAGCCCGCGGCAGTAAACGCAGCCGCAGGCGGTCCGACGGGCAGCGCCCAGTCACGACTGCTGCACGACGTCCGACGGAATGATGTCGCGATGGCGACCGACGGCCGAGTGCCGACGGCCCGCGCAGGCAGCGCTCTCTCGCCGGGCGCACCGCGCTCGGGCGCTGAGGCGGCTACGAGAGCTTCGACAAACGCCCGACTTGCGCGGTCGATCGCCGCCGAGGCCGCGAGCGCGGTGTCAAACACCTCGCCCACCCCGCGGCCCGTCCGCACGCACACGCCGGACGACATCGCCCCGCTTGTTGCCGGAACCAACGAGATCGGGCCAGCCCCCAGCGAAGCCACCCCACCGCCGGCGCCGATTCCCGCACCCGCTGAGGAAATCACGCCCATCCCCGCGGACGATTCCGCCGCCAACGACGCCCCTGTAGACGACGCCCCCGCCGAAGAGGAATCGGATCAGTTCGCCGAGACGGATTCCGGCCGCGTCAGCGTCGCCTCGAAGCCCAGCGCCACGACCAAGCTGCCGATGTTCATCGGCGATCGCTACAGCACATCCGACAAGGGTTCGTCCCTCGGCGCAACGGCGGCTGTCGATAAGAGCACGATTGAAGAGTCCCCGGCCGAGAGTCCCAAGGCGGGCAAGAACGCCGAGGAAGAGGACTTCTTGATGACGCAGAAGATGCCGGTGCTGGTGTCCAAGGTCGGCGGTCCGCGCACGATTGTCGTCGGCCGAGAGGCGACCTACCGTGTGCTGCTCGCCAACCGTGGCGATATCGCCGCCGAAGAAGTCGTCACCAACGTCAACGTCCCCGAGGGCGCCGAAGTCGTCGGCGTCGATTCGGTCGATGGCGTCATCGAACAGCAAGGGACGAGCGGCGTGGTTGTCTGGCGCACCAAGCGGCTGGACGTCGGCGCGGTCGCCAAGCTCGACCTGCGCCTCATCGCCCGCACCGGCACGCCGATTGAGCTGGGCGTGACCCACACCCACAAGCCGATCGACGGCACGACGCTGGTCCAAGTCCAAGAGCCGAAGCTCGCGCTGGCGATCGTCGGACCCGAAGAGGTGCTGTATGGCAAGCCGCAAACGTTCCGTCTGACGATCTCCAACCCGGGCACCGGCGTCGCGGAGAACGTCGCGTTGCACCTGACGCCGCCCGGCGGCGACGCCGACCGCCGCACCAGTCACGAGTTCGGCAACATCGGCGCCGGTGAAGAACGCACGGTCGAAATCGAGCTTACCGCCCGCGAGGCGGGCCAGCTCGCTGTTAACGCCTCGGCCAGCGCCCTCAACGGCGTCGCCGCCGAGCTTACAAAACAAGTCTTCTGTCGCAAGGCCGAGCTGGTGGTTGATTGGCGCGGCCCGGCAGACCGCTACGCCGGCGCCCCGACGGCCTATTACTTCCGTGTGAGCAACCCCGGCACCGCCGCCGCGCCTGACGTGGTGCTCGATGTCGCGTTGCCGGAGGGCTTCGAGGTGCTCCCCACCGAGGGAACGCCCGCGGCAAAGAACAACACCCTTGCGTACCGCGTTGGCTCGCTTGAGCCGGGCGCCGAACGGGTGGTCGAGCTGCGTGGCGTTCTGCGTCAGGCCGGAGCTAACACGATTGGCCTCCGTGCCGCAGCGACGGACGAGACGCGTTCCGAGGCTGTCGACGCCGTCACCGAGGTCGTCGCCCTGGCGGACCTGAAGCTCGACGTCATCGATCCGAAGGGACCCGTGGCGACCAACCAAGAGGTCGTTTACGAGATCCGCATCACCAACCGCGGATCGAACGACGCCCACGATGTGCGGGTCGTTGGCCTCTTCTCGGAAGGGGTCGATCCGCACCACGTCGATGGCGAGACGACCGACATCCGCGACGGACGGGTTGCCTTCCAAACGATTGAGCGTCTCGCGGCGGGCGAGAAGCGGGTCTTCAAGATCTACGCCCGGGCCCACGAGGAAGGGACTCACCTCTTCCGTGCCGAGGTGCTGTGTCGAGACCTGGAGATCAAGCTCGCCGCCGAAGAGACGACGCGATTCTTCACCGACGACGCGGTCAATGTCGCCGCCGAAGCGTACCCCACCAGCGTGGGGGCCCCGGTTTTTCCGCGGTAA
- a CDS encoding cytochrome c peroxidase, translated as MPSTNADYVGYAVTNLPTHFSTGQLALFNNTPVDNPITNAGATLGRVLFYDKRVSHDNGTACASCHQQEFAFDDPGEKSTGFEGGLTGRHSTPLSNAAYYANGRAFWDERAASLEEQALMPIQDPVEMGTDLDQLRGELAATDFYPQLFQEAFGDSEITNEKIGKALAQFVRSMVSYQSKFDVALAAGPPGSPGFNSVLTPQEKRGHDVFNSVGRCNMCHASPAQIGTEPHNIGLDADNSADEGAGDGRFKTMSLRNVAVREHFMHDGRFSSLEEIVEFYNSGVQDNPDLDFRLKTSTGDPLRLNLTEDDKAALVAFMETLTDTAFLTSDLFTDPFVALSGDYDGDGLVNDDDYAVWQADYGSSESLLADGNGDGVVDAADYTVWRDNYGASWEDFFYSASAAIPEPTSVASLLLALLVALRPGVRKRV; from the coding sequence TTGCCATCGACGAACGCCGACTATGTCGGCTACGCCGTCACGAATCTGCCAACCCATTTCAGTACGGGTCAGCTGGCTCTCTTCAACAACACACCGGTCGATAACCCGATCACCAACGCCGGCGCGACGCTGGGTCGGGTGCTCTTTTACGACAAGCGGGTTTCCCACGACAACGGCACGGCGTGCGCCTCCTGTCACCAACAGGAGTTCGCCTTCGACGATCCCGGCGAGAAGAGCACGGGGTTCGAGGGGGGCCTCACCGGGCGCCATTCGACGCCGTTGTCGAACGCGGCGTACTACGCCAATGGCCGGGCTTTCTGGGATGAGCGAGCCGCTTCGCTTGAAGAGCAGGCGTTGATGCCGATCCAAGATCCCGTCGAGATGGGAACGGACCTCGACCAGCTCCGCGGAGAGCTAGCCGCCACGGACTTCTACCCCCAGCTGTTCCAGGAAGCATTCGGCGACTCAGAAATCACCAACGAAAAGATCGGCAAGGCGCTGGCGCAGTTTGTCCGCTCGATGGTGTCGTACCAATCGAAGTTCGATGTCGCGCTCGCCGCCGGCCCGCCCGGATCGCCTGGATTCAACTCGGTGCTCACGCCGCAAGAGAAGCGGGGGCACGATGTCTTCAACAGCGTCGGCCGTTGCAACATGTGCCACGCGTCACCGGCCCAGATCGGGACCGAGCCGCATAACATCGGCCTCGATGCCGACAACTCCGCGGACGAAGGCGCCGGCGATGGTCGTTTCAAGACGATGTCGCTCCGCAACGTGGCGGTGCGTGAACACTTCATGCACGACGGTCGGTTCAGCTCGCTAGAAGAGATCGTCGAGTTCTACAACAGCGGCGTGCAGGACAACCCGGACCTGGACTTCCGGCTGAAGACAAGCACCGGTGACCCACTACGTTTGAACCTCACTGAGGACGACAAGGCGGCGTTGGTGGCTTTCATGGAGACGCTCACCGACACGGCCTTTTTGACCAGTGATCTGTTTACCGACCCCTTCGTGGCCCTATCGGGTGACTACGACGGCGACGGGCTCGTCAATGATGATGACTACGCTGTCTGGCAAGCGGACTACGGTTCCTCCGAGTCGCTCCTGGCCGATGGCAATGGCGACGGGGTCGTCGACGCCGCCGACTACACCGTCTGGCGGGACAACTACGGCGCGAGTTGGGAAGACTTCTTCTACTCAGCATCCGCCGCCATCCCCGAGCCCACCTCGGTCGCCAGCCTGCTGTTGGCGCTCTTGGTCGCCTTGCGCCCAGGCGTGCGCAAGCGCGTCTGA
- a CDS encoding PAS domain-containing protein encodes MTTSIGGLDTLCLAVTYRLRRRDAYVGAGQGGVPGMITARVSPINESRHFAPQELFFSLTDDKGRIRYGNQVFTRVSGYSEHDLLGQPHNIIRHPDMPRGVFRLLWDYLGEGKTIAAYVKNLAADGRYYWVLAAVTPCRDGYLSVRLNPSSPMFDVVKKAYADTLSVESPLEIEHGKPYAIQKSLEHLCGAVESLGYKCYDDFMRAALCAELTARSRIADARPTSSLRVSESTAAGDLLDLHASLANLREQLGEIFRSLDVFESLSTRLVEKHEAMEELGPSLTFLSLNTHISASRLGDDGAVLSVVSRNLGERSKDADRLIATLMQRMTPACDAARAIAFDVAVAQLESEVCSSFVEELLEGDSGGDQALVAESLDSLIEELVDRCHKVLVALHSLRDDIGVMKHAACNLVGRVDQMRTAQLNGKIDIASRKNAQGFEAIFEDVARIVAEARRDCDDIIELLNTTGERLTALLSMEVALRTELGAARASTSAAVGSRCEPV; translated from the coding sequence ATGACGACCAGCATCGGCGGCCTCGACACGCTGTGCCTCGCTGTGACGTATCGTTTACGAAGGCGCGACGCGTACGTCGGCGCCGGCCAAGGCGGAGTTCCAGGAATGATCACAGCGCGAGTCAGCCCCATCAACGAGTCGCGACACTTCGCGCCGCAGGAGCTTTTTTTCTCACTCACCGACGACAAGGGCCGAATCCGCTACGGCAACCAAGTCTTTACCCGGGTGTCGGGGTACAGCGAGCACGATTTGCTCGGCCAGCCGCACAACATCATCCGCCACCCGGACATGCCGCGGGGCGTCTTCCGCTTGCTCTGGGACTATCTCGGAGAGGGCAAGACGATTGCGGCGTATGTCAAGAACCTTGCCGCCGACGGGCGTTACTATTGGGTCCTTGCCGCGGTGACGCCGTGTCGTGACGGGTATCTCTCGGTGAGGCTCAACCCGTCGAGCCCGATGTTCGATGTCGTCAAGAAGGCTTACGCCGATACGCTCTCAGTGGAATCGCCGCTTGAGATTGAACACGGCAAGCCGTACGCCATTCAGAAGTCCCTGGAGCACTTGTGCGGCGCGGTCGAGTCTCTGGGATACAAGTGCTACGACGACTTCATGCGCGCCGCTCTCTGCGCCGAGCTAACGGCGCGGTCGCGGATTGCCGACGCCCGGCCTACGAGTTCGCTCCGCGTATCGGAATCGACCGCCGCGGGCGACCTGCTCGACTTGCACGCGTCGCTCGCGAATCTACGCGAGCAGCTCGGCGAAATCTTTCGATCGCTCGACGTGTTCGAATCGCTTAGCACACGGCTGGTCGAGAAACACGAGGCCATGGAGGAGCTTGGCCCGTCTCTGACGTTCCTGTCCCTCAACACGCACATCAGCGCGTCGCGTTTGGGAGACGACGGCGCCGTGCTCTCGGTGGTGTCACGCAACCTGGGCGAGCGATCGAAGGACGCGGACCGGCTGATCGCCACCTTGATGCAACGCATGACCCCGGCTTGCGACGCGGCCCGCGCGATTGCGTTCGATGTCGCCGTCGCCCAACTTGAGTCCGAGGTCTGCAGTTCGTTTGTCGAGGAACTGCTCGAAGGCGACTCGGGCGGTGATCAGGCGCTCGTGGCCGAGAGCCTCGACTCGCTTATCGAGGAACTTGTTGATCGGTGCCACAAGGTGCTGGTAGCGCTGCACTCGCTCCGGGACGACATCGGCGTGATGAAGCACGCCGCGTGCAACCTCGTCGGGCGGGTTGATCAAATGCGGACCGCCCAACTCAACGGCAAGATTGACATCGCGTCTCGGAAGAACGCCCAGGGCTTCGAGGCGATCTTCGAGGACGTGGCCAGGATCGTCGCCGAGGCGCGCCGAGACTGCGACGACATCATCGAGCTGTTGAACACGACCGGCGAGCGGCTCACAGCGCTGTTGTCGATGGAGGTCGCTCTGCGCACCGAACTCGGCGCCGCTCGAGCGTCCACCTCCGCCGCAGTAGGGAGCCGGTGTGAGCCGGTGTGA
- a CDS encoding DUF2254 domain-containing protein: protein MRARTVNVWVAISSSFWFVPGLMMAAGVVLAVLLPEIDRVIQWNLPGRFQVSGETARTTISTLAGAMVTVTGIVFSTTTVAISITAAQHGPRLLRNFFAKSVTQATLGICLSVSVYCLLLLRTVDEREGEIFIPQISVHAAYLFVLVALVAIIFFTHQVASLMQTQNVASDVADELDNAVGRLYPDPLDDEAEEGGDSPAWRECWEGFDEESSQGAPSSYDGYVQAIDVDSLVDIATRRDVLLRIEARPGDYVRDGDRLVSASPGDRLEEDDAKRIRSVFMIGNLRTPQQDVECAVVELVEIAVRALSPGVNDPFTAITCIDRLSGTLRRLAGRKPAQSLWRDDDEAPRLVVKPRAFADVVDAAFNQIRQHCRSDVAVTVRLLQSIEAIASAPRNAESLAALRRQAEMILAGARTAGHTDGDIKDIEDFFGSAVDALAQNPASTA from the coding sequence TTGCGCGCCCGTACCGTCAACGTTTGGGTGGCCATCTCGTCGAGCTTCTGGTTTGTGCCGGGGCTGATGATGGCGGCGGGCGTCGTGCTCGCCGTGTTGTTGCCCGAGATTGACCGGGTGATTCAATGGAATCTACCAGGCCGCTTCCAGGTGTCTGGCGAGACGGCCCGAACCACTATCAGTACGCTCGCCGGGGCGATGGTGACGGTCACCGGCATTGTCTTCTCGACCACCACGGTCGCGATCTCAATCACCGCCGCACAGCACGGCCCGCGGCTGCTGAGGAACTTCTTCGCCAAGTCGGTGACGCAGGCGACTCTCGGCATCTGCCTCTCGGTGAGCGTGTATTGCTTGCTGCTGCTCCGGACGGTGGACGAGCGCGAGGGTGAAATCTTCATACCACAGATTTCGGTCCATGCGGCTTACCTCTTCGTGCTTGTCGCGTTGGTCGCCATCATCTTCTTCACGCACCAGGTGGCGAGCCTGATGCAGACGCAGAACGTCGCGTCCGATGTCGCCGACGAACTGGACAACGCCGTCGGTCGTCTTTACCCCGACCCGCTCGACGACGAAGCCGAGGAGGGGGGGGATTCGCCTGCTTGGCGAGAATGCTGGGAGGGCTTCGATGAAGAATCGTCACAAGGGGCGCCTTCTTCGTATGACGGCTACGTGCAAGCAATCGATGTCGATTCGCTCGTCGATATTGCCACACGCCGCGACGTGCTCTTGAGGATCGAGGCCCGGCCTGGGGATTATGTCCGCGATGGCGATCGGCTCGTGTCGGCGTCGCCGGGCGATCGACTCGAGGAGGATGACGCCAAACGCATCCGCAGCGTCTTCATGATCGGCAACCTGCGGACGCCCCAGCAGGACGTCGAGTGTGCGGTGGTCGAACTCGTCGAGATCGCCGTCCGCGCGTTGTCGCCCGGAGTGAACGACCCGTTCACCGCCATCACCTGCATCGATCGATTGAGCGGCACGCTGCGGCGTCTCGCCGGCAGGAAGCCCGCGCAATCGCTTTGGCGTGACGACGACGAGGCACCCCGGCTGGTCGTGAAGCCCCGGGCGTTCGCCGACGTTGTCGACGCGGCGTTCAACCAGATCCGCCAGCACTGCCGCTCGGACGTCGCCGTGACGGTGCGGTTGTTGCAATCCATCGAGGCAATCGCCTCCGCGCCGCGTAATGCCGAGTCGCTCGCCGCCCTGCGACGTCAGGCCGAGATGATCCTTGCGGGCGCCCGAACCGCGGGGCATACCGACGGGGATATCAAGGACATTGAAGACTTCTTTGGCTCTGCGGTGGATGCGCTTGCACAGAATCCGGCTTCGACGGCATGA
- a CDS encoding metal-sulfur cluster assembly factor: protein MPIAEDHVREALKEVIDPELFVNIVDLGLIYDVTITPNEASGAEDVAIDMTMTSPACPAGPQLVSNSHAAIKKIEGVGEVEVKVVMTPPWTPDRMTEDARDQLGIF from the coding sequence ATGCCCATCGCCGAAGACCACGTCCGTGAAGCGCTCAAAGAGGTCATCGACCCCGAGCTTTTCGTCAACATCGTCGATCTGGGACTGATCTACGACGTGACTATCACGCCGAACGAGGCGAGTGGCGCCGAGGACGTGGCGATCGACATGACGATGACCAGTCCCGCGTGCCCCGCCGGGCCACAGCTGGTGAGCAACTCGCACGCGGCGATCAAGAAGATCGAGGGCGTCGGCGAGGTCGAGGTGAAGGTCGTGATGACCCCGCCGTGGACGCCCGACCGCATGACCGAAGACGCCCGCGACCAGCTCGGCATCTTTTGA
- a CDS encoding Uma2 family endonuclease has product MSTGALRFDTISVEDYLAGEEVAEVRHEYVDGRVYAMAGGTVSHALVQANALASLHTGLRGKKCRPFGSDMKVRVITPGRPHFYYPDVSVVCDSNANSDVFQDRPVVIVEVLSHSTRRIDDGEKREAYFSVPTLLVYLLAEQDKAAVKVYRRTEAGFSIEAYAGLEAVIDLPEIDAQLPLAELYQGVDFTPEPGDPEDISS; this is encoded by the coding sequence ATGAGCACCGGCGCCCTACGTTTCGACACGATCTCGGTTGAAGACTACCTCGCTGGCGAGGAAGTCGCCGAGGTCCGCCATGAGTATGTCGATGGCCGTGTTTACGCGATGGCTGGCGGGACGGTCAGCCACGCATTGGTGCAAGCCAATGCTCTCGCTTCTCTCCATACTGGCCTACGCGGTAAGAAGTGCCGCCCCTTTGGTTCGGACATGAAGGTCCGGGTCATCACTCCCGGGCGTCCCCACTTTTATTACCCGGACGTCTCGGTCGTTTGCGACTCCAACGCCAACAGCGACGTCTTCCAAGACCGGCCGGTCGTGATCGTCGAAGTCTTGTCGCACTCCACGCGGCGTATCGACGACGGCGAGAAACGCGAGGCGTATTTCTCGGTCCCAACCCTGCTGGTCTACCTCCTGGCAGAGCAGGATAAGGCGGCCGTCAAGGTTTACCGACGGACCGAGGCTGGGTTTTCGATCGAGGCTTATGCAGGTCTTGAGGCGGTGATCGACTTGCCCGAGATCGACGCACAGTTGCCACTCGCCGAACTCTATCAAGGCGTCGACTTTACGCCCGAGCCCGGCGATCCCGAAGACATAAGCTCATAA